From the Marinomonas sp. THO17 genome, one window contains:
- the pseI gene encoding pseudaminic acid synthase — protein sequence MFDAKPFIIAELSGNHDQDFELAKAMIHAAAESGVDAIKLQTYTADTMTLDVREGEFMVSEADSLWQGSNLYDLYSKASTPWEWHQPLFELAESLGLIAFSSPFDLTAVDFLESLDVPLYKIASFEMTDIPLIEAVARTGKPIIMSTGMATREEIDEAVATIRAIGDNPLTLLKCTSTYPAKIEDSNLVTMADLAQHTGCSVGLSDHTKGLGVAVAATALGATVIEKHFVLDRSAGGVDAEFSMEPDEMKAMVEACRAAKASLGQVTYGGSEAEQAAKKYRRSIYIAENLPAGTVLSEAHLKIIRPSLGLAPKHWSQVLGKTLSQDVKKGQPLDWNLMV from the coding sequence ATGTTTGATGCTAAGCCTTTTATTATTGCCGAATTATCTGGTAATCACGATCAAGATTTTGAACTTGCCAAAGCCATGATTCATGCTGCGGCAGAGTCGGGTGTGGATGCCATTAAGCTACAGACCTATACCGCCGACACCATGACGTTAGACGTGCGTGAAGGGGAGTTTATGGTATCGGAGGCAGACAGTCTCTGGCAGGGCAGCAACCTATATGACTTGTATTCAAAAGCCTCGACGCCTTGGGAATGGCATCAACCCCTGTTTGAGTTAGCGGAATCTTTGGGGCTGATAGCATTCAGTTCCCCGTTTGATTTGACGGCGGTGGACTTTTTGGAAAGCCTAGACGTGCCCTTATATAAAATTGCCTCTTTTGAAATGACCGATATCCCGCTTATTGAAGCCGTAGCGCGAACTGGTAAGCCGATTATTATGTCTACTGGTATGGCCACCAGAGAAGAAATTGATGAGGCGGTCGCGACCATTCGGGCTATTGGTGATAACCCACTGACACTATTGAAATGCACCAGTACCTATCCTGCCAAAATTGAAGATTCGAACTTGGTGACCATGGCGGATTTGGCCCAACACACGGGTTGTTCGGTTGGCTTATCAGATCATACCAAAGGCCTTGGCGTTGCGGTTGCGGCAACCGCATTAGGTGCCACTGTGATTGAAAAGCATTTTGTATTAGATCGCAGCGCTGGCGGTGTGGATGCAGAGTTTTCAATGGAACCAGACGAAATGAAAGCCATGGTTGAAGCCTGTCGTGCCGCCAAAGCATCATTAGGCCAAGTTACTTATGGTGGTTCTGAAGCGGAACAAGCGGCGAAAAAGTATCGTCGGTCTATCTACATTGCCGAGAATTTACCAGCGGGCACAGTATTATCCGAAGCACACCTTAAAATTATCCGACCTTCTTTGGGACTGGCGCCAAAACATTGGTCACAAGTTTTAGGTAAAACCTTATCTCAAGATGTGAAAAAAGGTCAGCCACTCGACTGGAATCTAATGGTATGA
- a CDS encoding UDP-2,4-diacetamido-2,4,6-trideoxy-beta-L-altropyranose hydrolase — translation MKILIRADASVHIGMGHRVRCQALVSAFERQGHSCQFVVQQACSAFAEQNDIVISQEVEFLPMASEADLVILDHYGYQATDIKTLYHHQANLLVLDDMNNRGEFPAKWVLNPLEQTYPNAVLMPLTGSRYALLRPPFLTAQVNENPTKLLVTLGGTDPLALTLPLLIHCLRLGFVASDIVVMLGKNAKQAEQVKAFCNLNGIELHQGVVDVTPLMAKSKMAISAAGSTLFELACMGVPSLFVQVADNQTLSLEQHLPLGWCRALRFDDLPQETVAEQVERLIHLAWELWQDSIWQAQARKKARQLVDGKGADRVVNAILSGVK, via the coding sequence ATGAAGATACTGATTCGTGCCGATGCGTCTGTGCATATTGGCATGGGTCACAGGGTACGATGTCAGGCCTTGGTCTCAGCTTTTGAGCGTCAAGGTCATTCATGCCAATTTGTTGTTCAGCAGGCTTGTAGCGCGTTCGCTGAACAGAATGATATTGTCATTTCACAAGAGGTAGAATTCTTGCCTATGGCCTCTGAAGCGGACCTAGTGATATTGGATCACTATGGTTATCAAGCAACAGACATTAAGACTTTGTATCATCATCAAGCGAATTTATTGGTGTTGGATGATATGAATAACCGCGGTGAATTTCCCGCTAAATGGGTATTGAACCCCCTTGAGCAGACCTATCCTAATGCCGTACTTATGCCTCTAACAGGTAGTCGTTACGCGTTATTGCGCCCACCATTTTTAACCGCTCAAGTGAATGAAAATCCTACCAAACTCCTAGTGACGCTGGGTGGAACAGACCCACTGGCATTGACTTTACCCTTATTAATACATTGTTTGCGGCTTGGCTTTGTGGCAAGCGATATTGTGGTTATGTTGGGCAAAAATGCCAAGCAAGCAGAACAAGTAAAAGCCTTTTGCAATTTGAATGGGATCGAGCTTCATCAAGGTGTGGTAGACGTAACGCCCTTGATGGCTAAAAGTAAAATGGCCATTTCTGCGGCAGGCAGTACCTTGTTTGAATTGGCTTGTATGGGCGTGCCAAGTCTTTTTGTACAAGTGGCGGATAATCAAACCTTATCCCTCGAACAACATTTACCTTTAGGCTGGTGTCGGGCTTTGCGATTTGATGACTTGCCTCAAGAGACTGTTGCTGAGCAGGTAGAAAGATTAATACATCTGGCTTGGGAGCTATGGCAAGATTCCATATGGCAAGCACAGGCGCGCAAAAAAGCACGGCAGCTAGTGGATGGAAAAGGTGCGGACAGAGTGGTGAACGCTATTCTAAGTGGTGTTAAATAG
- the pseF gene encoding pseudaminic acid cytidylyltransferase encodes MSDSPPIRIAVIPARGGSQRIAKKNIRPLNGKPLIAYSIETALASELFDRVIVSTDSEEIAKVAREFGAETPFIRPADLADHHTGTTPVMQHALHFLAQQGCNVDMACLIYATCPLLTVQDLQKGLENVPNIGFCFSATTFDFPILRALQVTKSGELTAMFPEHINKRSQDLTEAIHDAGQFYWARPKDWFDVEIFSAHSKPFMLPRHRIQDLDTEEDWQRLTQLIALYHANFS; translated from the coding sequence ATGTCAGATTCTCCCCCTATTAGAATCGCGGTTATACCGGCTCGCGGCGGTTCACAGCGTATTGCTAAGAAGAATATTAGGCCTTTAAACGGCAAACCCTTAATCGCCTATTCTATCGAAACCGCGTTGGCGTCTGAGCTTTTTGACCGAGTCATTGTGTCCACCGACAGCGAAGAAATTGCCAAAGTAGCCCGTGAGTTTGGTGCTGAAACGCCTTTTATAAGGCCAGCAGACTTGGCCGACCATCACACAGGCACCACCCCTGTCATGCAGCACGCCTTGCACTTTTTAGCTCAACAAGGTTGTAATGTAGATATGGCCTGTTTGATCTATGCCACCTGTCCATTATTAACTGTACAAGACTTACAAAAAGGCCTTGAAAATGTGCCCAATATTGGCTTTTGCTTCTCTGCAACCACCTTCGATTTCCCAATATTAAGGGCTTTACAGGTTACAAAATCTGGGGAATTGACAGCCATGTTTCCTGAGCACATTAACAAACGTTCGCAAGATCTGACCGAAGCCATTCACGATGCAGGACAGTTCTACTGGGCAAGGCCCAAAGATTGGTTTGATGTTGAGATTTTCAGTGCACATTCCAAACCTTTCATGTTGCCGAGACATCGTATTCAAGATTTGGATACGGAAGAAGATTGGCAACGCCTAACGCAGCTTATAGCTTTGTATCATGCTAATTTTTCTTAA
- the pseC gene encoding UDP-4-amino-4,6-dideoxy-N-acetyl-beta-L-altrosamine transaminase — protein sequence MATNFIPYGRQTIDQDDIDAVVSALTSSHLTQGPKVTAFEQAIANKVKAAHAVAVNSATSALHLACLALGVTQDDWVWTSPNTFIASANCARYCGANVDFVDIDPDTYNLCPKQLANKLAQAKQQNRLPKVVIPVHFAGQSCDMKAIHELSQEYGFYIIEDASHAIGGRYQDSYIGDCRYSDICVFSFHPVKIITTGEGGMATTQSARHAKHMRTHAQQGTSKDAEDLITQPGDWYYEQHTLGFNYRMTELQAALGLSQLNKLDDFIAKRHTAFAYYLETLKKLPITLPAQATDSNSALHLFPILIPKEHKKARKAIFDALRSAGIGTQVHYIPVHTQPYYQDLGFDWGDFPIAEDYYQRTMSLPLFYEITRSEQERVVSILTQALQEHGVLS from the coding sequence ATGGCCACTAATTTTATTCCTTATGGCCGACAAACCATTGATCAAGATGACATTGATGCGGTGGTATCAGCATTAACCTCGTCCCATTTAACCCAAGGACCAAAAGTTACCGCCTTTGAACAGGCCATTGCCAATAAGGTAAAAGCTGCCCATGCCGTGGCGGTCAACAGTGCCACTTCGGCGCTTCATCTGGCGTGTTTGGCACTTGGCGTCACCCAAGACGATTGGGTTTGGACATCCCCAAACACCTTTATTGCCTCCGCCAATTGCGCCCGCTACTGCGGCGCCAATGTGGATTTTGTTGACATAGATCCTGACACCTACAACCTTTGCCCTAAACAGTTGGCCAACAAACTGGCACAAGCAAAACAGCAAAATCGCTTACCTAAGGTAGTGATACCCGTACACTTTGCTGGCCAGTCGTGTGACATGAAAGCCATACATGAATTAAGCCAAGAGTATGGTTTTTATATTATTGAAGACGCTTCTCATGCCATTGGAGGACGTTATCAAGATTCCTATATTGGTGACTGTCGCTATAGTGATATCTGTGTGTTTAGCTTCCATCCTGTGAAAATTATCACGACAGGGGAAGGCGGTATGGCTACTACACAATCGGCACGTCATGCCAAGCACATGCGAACCCATGCTCAACAAGGCACCAGCAAAGACGCTGAGGACCTAATAACACAACCTGGTGATTGGTATTACGAACAGCATACTTTAGGATTCAATTACCGAATGACTGAGTTGCAAGCGGCTTTAGGCTTGTCGCAACTTAACAAGCTGGATGATTTTATCGCGAAACGACACACGGCTTTTGCTTACTATTTGGAAACCTTAAAAAAACTACCAATTACTCTTCCAGCTCAAGCAACTGACAGCAATTCAGCATTGCATCTCTTCCCAATATTGATTCCTAAAGAACACAAAAAGGCTCGTAAAGCCATTTTTGATGCATTACGCAGCGCTGGAATTGGCACACAAGTGCATTATATTCCCGTTCATACCCAACCCTATTACCAAGACCTTGGTTTTGACTGGGGCGACTTTCCCATCGCGGAAGATTATTATCAGCGTACCATGAGCTTACCCTTATTTTATGAAATCACACGATCCGAGCAGGAAAGAGTCGTCAGCATATTGACTCAGGCCCTACAAGAACATGGAGTGTTATCCTGA
- the pseB gene encoding UDP-N-acetylglucosamine 4,6-dehydratase (inverting) produces the protein MFNNKSILITGGTGSFGHQYVKTLLANYQPKRLIIYSRDELKQYEMQQEFDAPCMRYFIGDVRDKARLTQAMRDVDFVIHAAALKQVPAAEYNPMECIKTNIHGAENVIAAAIANDVEKVIALSTDKAAAPINLYGATKLASDKLFVAANNMVGQGRTRFSVVRYGNVVGSRGSVVPFFKKLVADGADAIPITHPEMTRFWITLPMGVAFVLKNFQRMQGGEIFIPKIPSVRIMDLAAAYAPNLSTKEVGIRPGEKLHEVMCPADDSFHTFEFDDHYVIAPSIKFHQEDMAFDQNKLGESGKLVEPGYEYHSGNNPHFLSTADILAFDDGH, from the coding sequence ATGTTTAATAACAAAAGTATTCTTATTACTGGTGGTACAGGCTCTTTTGGTCATCAGTACGTTAAAACCCTGTTAGCTAACTACCAACCAAAACGTTTGATTATCTACTCCCGCGATGAGCTTAAGCAATACGAAATGCAACAAGAGTTTGATGCGCCTTGTATGCGTTATTTCATTGGCGATGTTCGCGATAAAGCTCGCCTAACCCAAGCCATGCGGGATGTGGATTTTGTTATTCATGCAGCGGCACTCAAACAAGTGCCTGCTGCGGAATACAACCCGATGGAGTGCATCAAAACCAATATTCACGGTGCTGAAAATGTCATTGCCGCTGCCATTGCTAATGATGTGGAAAAGGTGATTGCTTTGTCGACTGATAAAGCCGCCGCACCGATCAATCTTTATGGTGCAACCAAACTCGCTTCAGACAAGCTTTTTGTGGCCGCCAATAATATGGTTGGCCAAGGTCGTACACGTTTTTCTGTCGTACGATACGGTAATGTGGTGGGCTCACGTGGTTCCGTTGTGCCTTTCTTTAAAAAACTGGTGGCTGACGGAGCGGATGCCATCCCCATTACTCACCCTGAAATGACACGCTTTTGGATCACTTTGCCAATGGGCGTAGCCTTTGTTCTGAAAAATTTCCAACGCATGCAAGGGGGGGAGATTTTCATTCCTAAAATTCCATCCGTGCGAATTATGGACTTGGCAGCAGCTTATGCACCGAATCTATCAACCAAAGAAGTCGGCATTCGTCCTGGTGAAAAATTACATGAGGTGATGTGCCCTGCTGATGACTCTTTTCATACCTTTGAATTTGATGACCATTATGTGATTGCACCCAGCATCAAATTTCACCAAGAAGACATGGCCTTTGATCAAAATAAACTGGGAGAATCGGGCAAGTTGGTCGAACCGGGTTATGAGTATCACTCTGGTAATAACCCGCACTTTTTAAGTACGGCAGACATTTTGGCGTTCGACGATGGCCACTAA
- a CDS encoding DNA-3-methyladenine glycosylase I — MDNLRCSWCLGSPEYIHYHDTEWGIPVYDDATLFECIVLESAQAGLSWITILRKREGYRAAFYNFDPVKVANMTEQDVDRLVQDERIVRHRAKIEATINNAKAFLAIAEEFGSFSDYYWAFSDHKVIDNQAQSLQEVPALTELSKRLAKDLKKRGFKFLGATTCYAFMQATGMVNDHVMDCPARQE; from the coding sequence ATGGATAACCTACGTTGCAGCTGGTGTTTAGGATCGCCTGAATACATACACTATCACGATACGGAATGGGGTATTCCCGTTTATGATGATGCAACCTTGTTTGAGTGTATTGTACTTGAAAGCGCCCAAGCAGGTCTAAGCTGGATTACGATTTTACGTAAAAGAGAAGGTTATCGCGCTGCTTTTTATAACTTTGACCCAGTAAAAGTTGCCAATATGACAGAGCAGGATGTGGATCGCCTTGTGCAAGACGAGCGCATTGTTCGCCATCGTGCCAAAATTGAAGCCACCATTAACAACGCCAAGGCCTTTCTGGCTATTGCTGAAGAATTTGGATCATTTAGTGACTATTATTGGGCGTTTTCTGATCATAAAGTGATTGATAATCAGGCTCAATCTTTACAAGAGGTTCCAGCCCTAACCGAGCTTTCTAAACGTCTCGCGAAAGATTTAAAAAAGCGCGGTTTTAAGTTTCTTGGAGCGACCACTTGCTACGCCTTTATGCAGGCCACAGGCATGGTCAATGACCATGTCATGGACTGTCCTGCTCGTCAGGAATAG
- a CDS encoding NUDIX domain-containing protein, giving the protein MKFKPSYRREDVEVIKDECVYQGFFEMRKMTLRHRKFNGEWSQPMTREMMVRNDAVCVLLFDPVADKVLLIEQFRPAVLRKESPWLLELVAGMVEEGEDDQQVARREAMEEAGVEVKRLEYMFKFVPSPGGLVEYLRMYAGEFDASKVDLSRSHGLADENEDIKLHLVSADDAIALLQQDIENASTIMGLQWFALHKSELVNRWCE; this is encoded by the coding sequence ATGAAATTTAAGCCAAGTTATCGTCGTGAAGATGTTGAAGTGATCAAAGACGAATGTGTTTATCAAGGCTTTTTCGAAATGCGCAAAATGACTTTGCGCCACAGAAAATTTAATGGTGAATGGAGTCAGCCCATGACACGGGAAATGATGGTACGCAATGATGCCGTCTGTGTGTTGTTGTTTGATCCAGTCGCGGACAAAGTACTCTTGATTGAACAGTTTCGTCCAGCAGTATTACGAAAGGAATCTCCTTGGTTATTGGAGTTGGTCGCTGGTATGGTAGAAGAGGGCGAAGACGATCAGCAAGTGGCTCGCCGTGAAGCCATGGAAGAAGCTGGTGTAGAAGTAAAACGTTTAGAGTACATGTTTAAGTTTGTTCCTTCGCCAGGCGGCTTGGTGGAATATTTGCGTATGTACGCTGGTGAATTTGATGCCAGTAAAGTGGATCTTAGTCGCAGTCATGGCTTAGCGGACGAAAATGAAGACATAAAACTGCATTTAGTCTCAGCGGATGATGCCATTGCTTTATTACAACAGGATATTGAAAACGCCAGTACCATTATGGGATTACAATGGTTTGCATTGCATAAATCAGAACTTGTAAACAGGTGGTGTGAATAA
- a CDS encoding acetyltransferase gives MIKDCIKELRKLPFFEPVLGLASFLFMCVNVCFWSLMAHLVAPLLLGSDKHKAMAEDYFDRLFNGWVAANEWWFKQILDVHWDLDDSMVTDFNRWSLMISNHRSWVDVFILLAQIQGKRPLPRVFMKQALFWMPFVGTATYIMGFPYMKRYSKETLAKKPHLAGKDLATTKRSCERLLNRPNSILTFVEGTRFTQAKQEAQASQYQHLLKPKAGGVGFILQTMPQRINSITDLNVLYDQANISGWDVLCGRLSKAKVMVREVALPESFLSAEFRPADQDRDAFFEWFNLYWHDKDVRMGHQLDALKASEASPEKAVTEGKT, from the coding sequence ATGATAAAAGACTGTATTAAGGAGCTAAGAAAACTGCCTTTTTTCGAACCTGTACTAGGCTTGGCTTCTTTCCTATTCATGTGTGTAAATGTGTGTTTCTGGTCGCTAATGGCGCATTTAGTGGCGCCTTTATTATTAGGTAGTGACAAGCATAAAGCCATGGCTGAAGACTATTTTGATCGTTTGTTTAACGGTTGGGTGGCTGCGAATGAATGGTGGTTTAAACAGATTCTTGATGTGCATTGGGATTTAGATGACAGCATGGTCACTGACTTTAATCGCTGGAGTTTGATGATTTCCAATCACAGATCTTGGGTGGATGTGTTTATTCTCTTGGCGCAGATACAAGGCAAACGTCCATTACCAAGAGTCTTTATGAAACAGGCTTTATTTTGGATGCCGTTTGTTGGTACTGCTACCTACATCATGGGCTTTCCCTATATGAAGCGATACAGCAAGGAAACCTTGGCGAAAAAGCCTCACCTTGCAGGAAAAGATTTGGCCACCACCAAGCGCTCATGTGAGCGTTTGCTAAATCGCCCCAATTCCATTTTAACCTTTGTGGAAGGGACACGATTTACACAGGCAAAACAAGAAGCTCAGGCATCTCAATATCAACATTTGCTGAAGCCAAAAGCGGGTGGCGTAGGTTTTATTTTGCAAACCATGCCGCAACGTATTAATAGTATTACTGATCTCAACGTGCTGTACGATCAAGCCAATATTTCTGGCTGGGATGTGTTGTGCGGTCGCTTGAGTAAAGCTAAGGTGATGGTTCGAGAAGTGGCCTTACCTGAGAGTTTCTTGTCGGCTGAGTTTCGCCCAGCCGATCAAGACAGAGACGCCTTTTTTGAGTGGTTTAACCTATACTGGCACGATAAGGATGTCAGAATGGGTCATCAGTTAGACGCGCTTAAAGCATCTGAAGCCAGCCCAGAAAAAGCGGTCACGGAAGGAAAGACTTAA
- a CDS encoding DUF1249 domain-containing protein, which yields MKKTNKQYVPDLVSLQLLGELNYRRIGRIMRGQEKALEWHFSIHTNGDQESRLRLSLKEESKFTTEIALEFGPQTKKKLLFETSLSMTIRLYHDVSIAEITDGHRQYSGSYPYPNDAMLHRDEKFRLNQQLADLLELCLKHGHRLDHPLPFQFA from the coding sequence ATGAAAAAAACCAACAAGCAATACGTTCCAGACTTGGTTAGCTTGCAGCTACTCGGCGAATTGAATTATCGTCGTATCGGCAGGATTATGCGCGGCCAAGAAAAAGCGTTGGAGTGGCATTTTTCCATTCACACAAACGGTGACCAAGAAAGTCGTTTGCGCTTGTCATTAAAGGAAGAAAGCAAATTCACCACGGAAATTGCCTTAGAGTTTGGTCCGCAAACTAAGAAAAAATTGCTGTTTGAAACCTCCTTGTCAATGACCATTCGCTTGTATCATGATGTCAGTATCGCTGAAATTACCGATGGTCATAGACAATACAGTGGCTCTTACCCTTATCCAAACGATGCCATGTTGCATCGTGATGAAAAGTTTCGTTTGAATCAGCAATTGGCAGACCTGTTAGAGCTTTGTTTAAAGCACGGACATCGACTTGATCACCCTTTACCTTTTCAGTTTGCCTAA
- a CDS encoding YqiA/YcfP family alpha/beta fold hydrolase — MAVLIYIHGFNSSERSHKASVMQQAAKQAGVPNAVLSPRLSWRPKQAIAELESLIESHLSAGVALIGSSLGGFYGAYLAEKYQLPCIMVNPAVDAPVLLTSYLGPQHNPYTGEEYILTQQHMMELESLVIEKPTAELYWLMLQEGDEVLDYRAALKAFPKTAKLTLEANGDHSFVDFQRYASEILQFAQILDN, encoded by the coding sequence ATGGCCGTATTAATATATATCCACGGTTTCAACAGTTCCGAACGTTCTCATAAAGCCAGTGTGATGCAACAAGCAGCAAAGCAAGCGGGTGTACCGAACGCTGTGTTGTCTCCACGTTTATCATGGCGTCCTAAACAGGCTATTGCTGAACTAGAAAGCTTAATCGAATCCCATTTGTCAGCAGGTGTGGCATTAATTGGCAGCTCTTTGGGTGGTTTTTATGGGGCCTATCTGGCCGAAAAATATCAACTTCCTTGTATCATGGTGAACCCTGCAGTGGATGCGCCTGTGTTATTAACGTCTTATCTTGGTCCACAGCACAATCCTTATACTGGAGAGGAATATATACTCACCCAACAGCATATGATGGAATTAGAATCTCTCGTGATAGAGAAACCCACGGCAGAATTATATTGGTTGATGTTACAAGAAGGAGATGAAGTGTTGGATTATCGCGCCGCGCTCAAGGCGTTTCCCAAAACGGCGAAATTGACGTTGGAAGCCAATGGTGACCACAGCTTTGTCGATTTTCAGCGTTACGCCTCGGAAATCCTACAATTTGCTCAAATACTAGACAACTAA
- the parE gene encoding DNA topoisomerase IV subunit B, whose protein sequence is MSVKEYNAGSIEVLSGLEPVQKRPGMYTDTTRPNHLGQEVIDNSVDEALAKHADRIEVILYKDGSLSVEDNGRGMPVDIHPEEGVSGVELILTKLHAGGKFSGDNYQFSGGLHGVGVSVVNALSTSLEVWVKRNGIQYHIGFENGFKTSELTEIGTVGKKNTGTKVKFSPDPKYFDSSKFSLSRLKHLLKAKAVLCSGLHMVFIDQSGSEEVREEWFFQDGLNDYLASANEGFALLPEAPFVGGLTEKTQGVDWAVQWLPEGGELVMESYVNLIPTAQGGTHVNGLRTGLLDAIREFCDFHNLLPRGIKLTAEDVWDRCSYVLSAKLQEPQFSGQTKERLSSRQIVPFISATVKDAFSLWLNKHVDDGKKIAELVISSAQKRLKASKKVVRKKITQGPALPGKLADCVGQDSSRSELFLVEGDSAGGSAKQAREKDFQAILPLRGKILNSWEVDSGQVLASQEIHDISVALGVDPSDEDLSGLRYGKVCILADADSDGLHIATLICALFVRHFPALVNNGHVFVAMPPLYRIDVGKEVYYALDDEEKDIILHKIAAENKRSTPNVQRFKGLGEMNPAQLRETTMAPDTRRLIQLTMEDKLDTDELLDKLLSKKRAGDRKNWLETYGNLAVVD, encoded by the coding sequence ATGTCAGTAAAAGAATATAACGCCGGATCGATAGAGGTTTTAAGTGGATTAGAGCCCGTTCAGAAACGTCCAGGAATGTACACGGACACCACTCGACCAAACCACCTAGGTCAAGAAGTCATCGATAACTCAGTGGATGAAGCGTTAGCAAAACATGCCGATCGCATTGAAGTGATTCTCTACAAAGACGGTTCCTTAAGTGTGGAAGATAATGGCCGTGGTATGCCGGTGGACATTCACCCTGAAGAAGGTGTGTCAGGGGTAGAATTGATTCTGACCAAACTGCATGCCGGGGGTAAATTCTCTGGTGATAATTATCAATTCTCGGGAGGCTTACATGGCGTAGGTGTCTCGGTGGTGAATGCTTTATCCACCTCTTTGGAAGTGTGGGTGAAACGCAACGGAATCCAATATCATATTGGTTTTGAGAACGGCTTTAAAACGTCTGAATTAACCGAAATTGGCACGGTCGGTAAGAAAAATACCGGCACCAAGGTGAAGTTCAGTCCAGACCCTAAATACTTCGACAGTTCAAAATTCTCTTTGTCTCGTCTGAAACACCTGTTAAAAGCCAAAGCCGTGCTGTGTTCTGGTTTGCACATGGTGTTTATTGACCAAAGTGGTAGCGAAGAAGTTCGCGAAGAATGGTTCTTCCAAGACGGCTTAAACGATTACCTTGCGTCAGCAAACGAAGGCTTTGCCTTGTTGCCGGAAGCCCCTTTTGTGGGCGGTTTAACAGAGAAAACCCAAGGGGTTGATTGGGCTGTACAATGGCTTCCGGAAGGGGGGGAACTGGTTATGGAAAGCTATGTTAACCTGATTCCAACTGCGCAAGGCGGTACGCACGTCAATGGATTGCGTACAGGTTTGTTGGATGCCATTCGTGAATTCTGTGATTTCCACAACCTTTTGCCCCGTGGCATCAAACTCACTGCGGAAGACGTCTGGGACAGATGCAGCTATGTGTTGTCTGCCAAACTGCAAGAGCCGCAATTCTCCGGACAAACCAAAGAGCGCTTATCGTCGCGTCAAATCGTGCCATTTATTTCTGCTACCGTAAAAGACGCTTTCAGTTTGTGGCTGAACAAGCACGTTGACGATGGTAAAAAGATTGCTGAATTGGTCATTAGCAGCGCGCAGAAGCGTCTTAAAGCCAGCAAAAAAGTGGTGCGCAAAAAGATCACGCAAGGCCCGGCTTTACCCGGCAAATTAGCCGACTGTGTGGGGCAAGACTCCTCTCGTAGTGAACTTTTCCTCGTGGAAGGGGACTCGGCGGGTGGCTCGGCAAAACAAGCGCGGGAAAAAGACTTTCAAGCCATCTTGCCATTGCGCGGTAAGATTCTGAACTCTTGGGAAGTGGATTCTGGACAAGTTCTGGCCTCACAAGAGATTCACGATATCTCAGTGGCCTTGGGTGTTGACCCAAGTGACGAAGACTTGAGCGGATTACGTTATGGCAAGGTGTGTATTCTGGCCGATGCGGACTCGGATGGTTTGCACATCGCGACCTTGATTTGCGCCTTGTTTGTGCGTCACTTCCCTGCTTTGGTGAATAACGGTCACGTGTTCGTTGCCATGCCACCCTTGTATCGTATCGATGTGGGCAAAGAGGTGTATTATGCCTTGGATGACGAAGAAAAAGACATCATTCTGCATAAAATTGCCGCTGAGAACAAACGCAGCACACCCAATGTTCAGCGTTTCAAAGGGCTAGGTGAAATGAACCCAGCGCAATTGCGAGAAACCACCATGGCACCCGATACGCGTCGTTTAATACAACTAACCATGGAAGATAAATTGGACACAGACGAGTTGTTGGACAAACTTTTATCGAAAAAACGCGCTGGGGATCGCAAAAATTGGCTGGAAACCTACGGCAACCTCGCCGTAGTGGATTGA